The following DNA comes from Acidobacteriota bacterium.
GGACGCACATAGTCCGGCTTAATAACGTTTTCGGGATCCAATGCGTATAGGATTCGGGTGATGACTCCAAAGGTGATATGACCACTTCCTTCATATCCCTGAGGAAAAAGCACCATCTGCTGAAAGGCCGGAAAACCTGAAACCAGATAAAAGGAGAGATCCGCTATTCCCGCACGATCAGACACCGATTTGCTCAGGAGATTGGTGGTAAGGAGAAAATAGCCGACAAATAGTAGGATCACACCAGCTATCAGGGCCGTATGCTTATAGGACATCCTGCCGCGCCTCCCCATATCCACATATTGAATCCCCAAAAAGGTAGCAACGAGCATGGTGCCCATTGTCGTTCGTCCCGAACTCGGCAACAACAACAGAAACGTAACGATCAGAATTGCCCAGAATCTCCTGGGAGCCTTCGATCCGCGGATTTTGAGGTAGAGGCTGCACAGGATGAAGCACGGGATGGCAAAGGACCGGGCGACTCCTCCCCACCCTGCATTTCGCAACCTCCCGTAGACTTCCTCGTATCTAACGAGGATAGGGTCCCGCCAGAGAGAATCAATTCCTATAACCTGGTGCATCAACAGGTAATAGGAAAGAGTTCCCCATACGCCGATGAGAAAGAGAACATAAATCAGCCTATCCGCATGCTGCAAACCTTCGATGCTTGAGCGATCGATAGGTTTTATGGTTCGAGCTATTGGAAGGCCATAGAGGGCCTTCCCAAGCAGACACCCGCAGATAAACACCACGGTTGTTACAACAAAAACACCAAGGGTCTTCGGTCTCAAGGCATAGTAAGAAACGATCCCCGAATAAAACACAGCCAACGAAATAAACCACACCCCTCCAAAAAGACCCGGAGCCGCCAACCAGGAGCCCAAAAGGTCCTTGGACAGCTTCATGGAAAGCGCCGCCAGAACTAGGAAAAAGATTATCGCAACCGGATTGGGCTCAACCAGCATCTGTCTGTCACCCGACGATATGTTCGTACAACTGCCCCAGTTTCCTGGTCATTTCGCCGACGGATATCCATGGTCGGCATCCCTCCTGCAAGCGCCTTATTTCCTGAGGATCCTGGATGAACCTATTCATCGCATCGGTCAGGCTTACAGAATCGCCCGCCTTCACGAGATACCCGTTCCTGCCCGGTATCACATATTCGTTGATGCCGCCAATATCGCTGGCGATGATGGGAACGCCGCTCCCGAGAAATTCTATCCCTACCAAGCCAAACAACTCCTCCCATATCGAAGGAATGATACCTACATCAATGCCCAAATTGATCTTCCCTACGTCCTTGGACGGATATCCGCCCATGAACTCAATGTTAAGTCCATGTGCCTGATTTCTCAGGTATTGGAGATACCGTTGCTGCCCGTTCCCGAAAATCAGCAGCCGGGCCCGGCTTTGATCCACGGATCGGAACGATTGGATCAGAATTCCCAGCCCCTTGTTTTCGGCGACCCCCCCCCGATATCCGAAGGTGATCTGAGATCCGCCGTCATACGGCTTCTTCCTTGCAATTCTGTCAACAGCGCTAGTGGATATGGGCACATAATGGATCCGATCCTCATAAACACCATAATCCGCCAGGATCCTTCCCGATTTCTTCGAATAGACATGAATGGCGTCGACCCGATTGAGATTCTCGATAAATTCCGTCCTTCGCCGACGGTAGGCGGAAGCCAGCCGGTGCTGCTTTTCACTGTCCGCATCCGCCGTTACACAATCGGACTTGCCCCGGAGTCCCTGAGCACCGGAGCACATCACCTGAAGCAGATTCCAGATCTTCTTGGCGGGCAGAAAGAGCCTGTGTCCGTGCAAATGCTTCGCAACAGCGGCGATCACCGGTCTTTGTTTCCAGGCGAACGCGCAGGCCACACAACAACGTCCATCATCATAATCCACACAGGGGGTCTTCCGGTTAAAGAGCAGATCCCGCTGGGGACAGAGGTCCCAGTAATTATGAATCGTCTTCACCACAGGAATGTCGAGTTCACCGCAAAGCCTGATGAAGTCCGCGCAATGAAACGTCAATTCATGAATATGAACGATGTCCGGCTTCGCCAAAGAAAGGACCCGTTTACTGACTTGTATAACGGCTTCATGTCGTATCTCGTCTTCCGGTTTTCTCTTACCGGGCCGGTTAGGGGAGTTGACAAGATCATAAAGAGGGGTGCCGTCCGAGAGCCGCCTGATTTTCAGGAAGGTGCGCGGCAAGAACGCATAGGTACCGGATTGATAGATCGCCACTTCCATTCCTAGATTTCGACAGGCATTTATGCATTCCGCCTGAATTTGGGCGGCTCCACCTGCATTGACCGGGTGAAACCCGTATCCCACAAACAAGATCTTCATGGTACATCCTCTTGCACTGGCCCCTCAACCAGACTGCCTCCATCCGGTCCCTTCATTCGACGCCGATAGAGAAAAAATAGCCATAGCGTACCGAATACTTGTGAAGCCAGGTATACACCAGCGGCCGCAGCCGCACCATAGGAAGGAATAAAGCTCAAATTCAACACCACATTGACCACGGCGGTGAAAAGGATCTGCCAAAAGACTCCCGACTCACTTCCCGCCGCCAACAGCGGTTGCGACAACGCCCCGTTGATGGTCAGCACGGCCGCCGCTATCATCAGTATCTGGAGTATCGGCATGGTATTGCGATATTCGTCTCCATATACCCAAAGGACAATTCTTGGCGCCAAAGGGAGACCCACTCCCAGAATGATGCCGGAGATGACACCCGCCGTCGCGTAATACATCTTGCGAAGATGCCGAAACACCCCGGGATCCCTGCCATACTCCGCGGAAAGAATGGGGAACATCCAGACGTTGATGAGCGCGATAACGGCGATGCCCATGCTCATGAGACGAAAGCCCGCGCTGTACTGCCCGACTTCCGCGGGAGATCGGGTCATCTGAAGTATCAGGATATCGGATCCATGATAGATTTGCACAAAAAGGGAAGACATCCAGAACCACCTGGAGCTACGGATATAACCCATGGTTTGCCGCAGGCGCATTTTGGCCTTCCCAAAAATCCCGGGGGGCAGTTGCCATAGAAGCCATCCCGCACTCGCCACGCCGCCGATGACACGGGCAAGGGGAGCCCAGATCACAGAGCCGGAATCGACCACGAGCAACAGAGTCGACAGGCAGATGACCACCTGCTGGAAAAGACGGCCCAGCGCGACCGCACGCATCCTTTGAAATCCCAGGTGCAGCCATTCGATATTGAGAGCAAACGGGAACAACCAAAGGAGCGACATGACGACGACCGGACGTACATCTGCCGGCCATGGGGGAAAGAGATTGACAACGCTCACCGACAACACCACCACGCAGGTTCCAAGTATCAGCTGGAATGCAGCGATATTGATCAGTAACTGACCTGCCCGCGCTGGATCCCGAGCAGTCGCGCGGTTGCCGTATGCATTGAGGCCGCAGTCGACCATCATGGCCGCATACAGCGCTATAGTTTGGGCGTAGTTATAAATGCCAAAGGCGTTCTGGCCAAGCTTGCGGGCAAGATAGGCATTCACGAAAAAACCAATCACCAGCGCGCCAAAATTGCCGCAGATCAGCCACACCAGATTCTTGGCCAGGCGTTTGACATAACTGGAGTCCAGCCCGGCCCTTGCCCATCTCGAAAAACAGGCCATTGATTGCATCCCAAAAAAACCGAGGTTTGGCAGCAGGTGATGGCTCTAGTCGGTCCTTGCAGATTTCGCTCTTCGATGGCAGATCGATTTCCTGATGGCGTCCACCTTCCGGGAGACTACCTCATCCTTGGTCGCCTGCAAGCCCAATGCCAGGACCGTTCCGGTCAGTGCACCCAGAAAGAGCCCGATTATCAGGTAATAGCTGCGCCTGGGAGCGCTCTTCTTTTCCGGCGGGACAGCCTGATCCACCACCTGAATCATCGGCGATTCCCTTGCCTCATCGATACGGGCGATTTCATATTGCTGGGCGAGCAGTTCGTAGAGAGCCTCGTGATACCGGACCTCCCGGAGACGCCGCGCATAGTCGAGCGCGGCCTCCGGAACCATGGAGGTGGGCATGAAGGGGTTGGACCCGTCCCTGGCGCTCTTTGCCTCGAGCTCCTTCATCTGCTCCCGCAGCGCTGCGATCTCGATCTCCTGGCGCTGGACCTCGGGGTTCCGGGCGGTGGCCCCCGCCTTCAGGCGCTCGAGGGCCACTTCGCGGGCCACGATTTCGGCCCGCAGCTGCGCCATCGACTGGATGACGGCGGACACCTGGCTGCTGACCTGGAACAGCCCCTTCTGTTCCTGCATCTTCTGCAGCGCAGTCTCGGCTTCCGCCAGCAGGGCCCTCTCCTTGTCCAGCTCCCGTTCGAAGAACAGCCTTCTCTGCGCCGCTTCGGACACCGCCAGCCGGCTGTTCTGCTCCTGCAGGCAATCGACGTAGGCATTGGCCAGGTCGGCGGCGCGCCGGGGGTCGCGGTCCTCGACGGAGATGTGAATCATCGAGTATTTGGCGGCGTTGAAGCTGGAGTGTTTGGAGAGCTCCCGCCTGGCATCGGTGAACGTCTCGACCTCGTAGACATCCTTGAGCGAATGCTGCGTCACCAGCTTGTCCATGACCGTGCGGCTGCTGAGGATCCCGATATAAATATCCGAGGGGTTCTTGATCCCCAGGCTTTGCCCCGCCATGCCGGCGATCCCGCCCAGCTGGCCCAGGAGCGCGGCGGCGGTAGAGGACTGCTGCGGCGGCGGCATGATCACCGCGGTGGCCGTGAAGGTCGGAGGGGTGACGAGGGCGATGACGGTCGCCGCGATGCCGAAGATCAGCGTCGAGAGCAGGATCACTCGCTTTCTCTCGGCCAGGACGATGAGCAGGTCGAGCAGGCTCGTGCCCCGCGGTTCGCGTCCGGGGGGTGGGGTTGGGAGATTGGGGTCCGCCTCGTGGGTCAACACGGCCTCCTGTGATATCTGTCTATCTCAACACGTTGATCGCCGCGGCGCCCAGTCCGAACTGGGAGATGACTTCGGACCAGTTGCGCAGGTTGGTGAGGAACGTGGTCTTGAACAGGTGCTCGGGGATGATGACGGCGTCCCCGGGGTTCAGGCTCTTCTTGTCGAAGCCCGAGGTGCTCTGCCGCGGGAGGACGCTCCCGTCGGCGCGCAGGACGTAGGCGCGGTCCTCGTCGGCGTTGCGCGTGAACCCTCCCGCCTGGGCGATGTACTCCCTGACCGGGCGCTTTTTGGCGAAGACCAGGGCGTTCGGGCTGTAGACCGCGCCCATGACGTTGATCGTCGATGGGAGCGCCGGGACGACGAAGCGGTCGCCGTCCTCCAGGGTCATGTGCGCGATCTGGGAAAAGTCGTTGCTGTCCGGGTCGAGGCTGAGCACGATCCGGCCCGTGGGCTGGACCGAGCGCAGCCGCTCCACCATTTCCTTCTGGCTCTTGATCTCCGCCTCCAGCATCTGCGCCTGGCTGGGATTGTCGGCGTTGGCCAGCCGGTTGCGGGCCGCCTTGTCGGCCTCCTGCTCGAGGTCCTGGATGTAGCGCTCCATCCGCTTCAGCTGGTCCTTGCGGACCGATTCCCGCAGGAACTCGGCCCCGAAGAGGTACGCCTGCGGCGTCAGCCCGCCCGCCTTTTCGATCAGCCGCCCCAGGGTCTCCCCCGGCTCGACGTCGTAGATGCCCGGGGCGTTGAACTCCCCTTCGAGGCGGACGGTCCGGGTCTGCTGCATCTGCGGCACGCGGATGTCCGCCTGGGAGAAGACGGTGACGACGTCCCCGGGCCGGAGTTCCAGGTTCTGCCCGGCATCGTTTTCGAGTACCAGGCGGCCGAGGTGGAAGGGGAGGAGCTTGGTCATGAGGTCCTGCGGGTTCTGGCGCTCGATGACGGCGTAGGACCAGTTGATGTCCGGGGCGGTGGGACCGATGCGGGTCTCGGAGAGCCTCCGGCGCGCCTCCTCGACCGGCTCGGCCGCGATCGCCTCCTCCGGGGGGGTGAATCCCAGCAGGTTGCGCTTTTTCCAGTAGTCGCGGGTGACGAGCGATTCGCGGTCCGGGATGATGTCCTTCAGCCGCATGCCGGGGTGCCAGCGGAAACGCCCCGCGTTGGCCACGTTCCCCCGCAGCGTCACGGTTTCCTCGAACCGCGGCTGGATGGTGCGCGCCTGGAATACGTCCCCGTCCCTCACGGGCAGCCGCATCCCCTCCTCGTCGAGCCGGAACTCCACGACCCGGCGCGCGCCCGCCGCGATCCGCTCGAGGGTGGCCCGCTCCCGGTCGGCCAGGGCCGACAGGCCCCCCGTCATCCCGACCAGGTCCGCCACCGTCTCCTCCCCCTTGAGTTCGTAAACGGCGGGGTTCTTCACGCTCCCCGCCGCCGCCACCTGCGGACCGACGGGGGGAATGTAGACCACGTCCCCGGGAAGGAGGCGCGCGTCCCCGGACTTGTCGCCCCGCAGGAGGAGGTCGTAGAGATCCATCCCGGCGACGACCTCCGCCCCCCGCTTCAGCTGGATCCGCCGCATCGAGCCCTGGGCCGAGGGCCCGCCCGCCGCGAACAGGGCGCTGACCATGGTGCTGAGCGAGCTGACCGTGTAGGTCCCCGGACGCCGGGCGTGGCCCACGACGAAGACCTGGATCGAGCGCAGCTGCCCCATGTTCACGCTCAGGTCGAAATTGCGGAAGACGCGTTCGAGCTGCGAGCGGAGGAAACCGGGCAGCTGCCGGAACTCGACGCCGGCGACGGTGATGCTGCCGGCCTGGGGGATGTACACCGCGCCCGCCCGGTCGACGATGAGGTTCAGGTCCATGTTCACCTGCCCCCAGATCCGGAGGAGAATCTCGTCGCCGGGGCCGATCACGTAATCCGCCGTCACCGGGACCCGGTCGAGGGGCGCGAACGTCGTCGGCACCCGCTCGAAAAGGGAGGCCCCGTAGATCGGGAGGAGGGCGCCGACCGACGAGGCGGCAAAGCGCTGGAACTCGCTCGGAGCTTCCGGCTCCGGCATGGGCAGGAACTCGAGTTCGGGAGGATAGCGGCGCTGCAGTTCCCCGGCCGCCTCCCCTTCCCGCTCCCCGGCGGGCAGACCGGTCTCGCTCCCCCGCCTCTCCAGCGGGGGAAGATCGAGCGTGTCCCCCGGGAGCTGGCACTCGGGGAGCAGGTGGCCCAGGGGTCCGTCGCACTCTTCGGGCCGCTCGGGGTAGGCGCCGGGCTCCAGGCCCGGGACCTGCCCGGAATCCCGCGCCGGGTCCCGGTCGGAACGGGATGCGGCGGGAACCTGGTTCTGCATCCCCCGGGCCGCGTTCGGGTCGCGCGGCGCGTAGACCTGGGCGGCGGCCGAACCGGCCAGGAGGAGCAGAGCCGCCGCCGGCCAGGACAGGGAAAAGCGGCGCGGCCTGAGGATGCGGATGGATGACATCACGAATCAATCTCCTGTTCGAATCGGGCGGACGGCCGCATGGGGGCGCCTGCCGGAAACAGTTCCTGTGTATGATGGCCCTATGTCGTCGGCCACGATATACGAAGAACCCTTGTCAGGTCAAGCGTCCAGGCCCGCACCGGGCCGGGCGCGGGGGCACCCGCGGGCAACGCAAATATAATTATTCCTATACTTGCAGGAACAACACCGATTCTAGGGCTCGTAGACCACCCTGAGCTGAAAAGCGAAATCGTTTTCCGATCCCGCCTCGATGAAACCGGCGTTGCGCTTCGTGTCCAGGCCCGCTTCCGCGTACAGATGAAGGGGACCGGAGAGGGTCTTCTGCCCCCCCAGCCGCAGCAGGGTGCGCCCCTCGTCGGGACGGTTGAGGACTTTTTCGATGTCGATGTTGTTCCCCTCGGAGTTGTAGACCATCCGGTAGCGGTCGCCCATGCGCTCGAGGCGGCGCACCCGGAGCTGGACGAACTCCCGCAGGTTGAACTGGTAGCGCGACGTCACCGCCCCCGACCAGGTGTCCGAACCGGCGTCGTACCCGAGGAATTTGCCGTCGAGGGCGAACCCGTCGGTGTAAAACCCGTGCCGGTAGGGGAACTGGCCGCTGTAGACGAGTTCCGCGCGGAGGGAGAGCTTCTCGGCCCCGTTGAACTTCGGAAAATGGACCCCCCAGAGCCAGGCGGCGTCGCTTCGGATCATGTACTTCTGCTCCGCCTGGGTGTCCTCCAGGAGCATCTTCCCGTACAGCTCCATACCCATGGCTTTCGGGACGCGGAAGGTGGCATCCATCCCCATGAGGTGGTTCGAGTTGGCCCGGTCGTTGACCGTCGGGGAGAGAAAGCCGATGAAGGAGCCCACGGCGGTGCCGAAATCGGGCGCTTTCGCCCCCTCCCCCCCGAGAAAGACCGCGTGGTCGAAACCGATGTTGACCCACCGGAAGGGGCGGTAGTCGAGCCGGTAACCCGAAAGGGTCGCCCCGGAGCGCCCGTAGTCGTCCCCTAGCCAGGAGACGAAGGCGGTCCCGCGGAAATGTCCCGCATGCCGCAAAAATCCGGGGAACCGGAACGGGGCGGGGGAGGAGACCTTGACCATGTCGAGGGCGCGGGCGTTGCCGCTGAAGAAGATCCCGTTCTCGCCGGGCCCCCACCGCACGTCGTCCCGGCCCACGAGCAGGTCCACGTTGCCGAACCCGGTCTTGGCGTAGGCGCGGGCCAGCCCGACGCCGGAGTCGCTGCCGGAGCGGGCGAAGACCTTCGGCTCGAGGTAGGCGGCGAAGTGAGAAGAGGCCCGGAGGGTGTGGACGGAACGGAGGTGGAGGTTCGAATGCCCGTCGAAACGGTCCCCGTTCTGATAGGAGAGAAGCGGCTGCACCCGGCCGGAGGTGCCGCCCAGCCCGTTTTCGGGCATCGGCGCCTCCTCCTGGTCGGTAGCCGTCCAGGCGAGCGAGGCGGAGTCGAGGGGGACGAAACGGACTCCCCCCTCGGGGTTGCCGAACTCCCGCTCCAGTTCGGCGATCATGGAATCGAAGGGCCCTCGGTTCCCCCCGAGGCTCCGCCGCGCCTCGGCCGCGAGGCGGGCTATGACGGAACGCGCGAGCGGCCTCTGGTCGGGCATGTAGGTCCGGACGAGGCCGGCGGCGTGGAGCTTGTCGAGGTAGAGGTAGACCGCCTCGTCGTAGCAGTGGACGTCCACCCCGGCAAGGAGCGCCGGGCAGGAAAGCAGCAGCAGGGCGGGCACACGCCATCTGAATTTCATGAAACTCCCCTCGAGCGATACTGGCCGTTTGCGATTTCCGGAAGATCTTACTATATTTGAGGCGGGCCGCCACCGTTTTCACGACGTCGCGGCCTATGGCGGATCAACGGGAGTCCAGGGAGGTCAGGGAGAATGGCGAACCATCCCAGAACGGTGGGGGTGATCCCCGCGCGCTTCGGTTCCGAGAGGCTGCCGGGAAAGGTCCTGCTCCACATCGGCGGCCGGGCGATGGTCCACTGGGTCTACGACCGGGTCCGGCAATCGCCCCTGCTCGACGAGGTCCTGGTGGCCACCGACAGCCGGAGCGTGCTGCAGTACTGCCAGGGCTATCACATCCCGGTCCTGCTGACGGGCGAGCATGCCTCGGGCAGCGACCGGCTCTACGAGGTGGTGGAGCGGACCGACGGGGAGGTCTACGTCAACATCCAGGGGGACGAGCCCACCATCACGGCCGGGCACGTCGAGCTGCTGCTCGAACCGATTCTCGACGGCAGGGCCGAGGTCTCCACCCTGAAGACGGCGCTCCACGGGGCGGCTGCGGCGGACCCCAACTGCGTCAAGGTGGTCACCGACAAAAACGGGCGGGCGCTCTATTTCTCGCGCTTCCCCATCCCCTGCGACCGCGACGGCGCCGGGGGCGTCGCCTACTACAAGCACATCGGCCTTTACGCCTACACCCGCGAAGCCCTGGTGCGGTTTCACGCGCTGCCGCAGTCCCCCCTGGAGCTGGCCGAAAAACTGGAACAGCTCCGATTCCTCGAAAACGGCACGGCGATTTACGTCGCCGAGACCGCGGAGGACACGATCGGCGTCGACACGGAAGAGGACCTGGAGCGCGCGCGCGCCTTTCTGGCCTGAACTATCTCAAAATGTCGAAAGGGGGTTACCGGCCCCCCCTCACGACCTGCAGGAACGCGCCGAAATAGCGCCGCCACGAATCCGCCGTCGACTGATAGGAATTTTCGAAGACAAAGTGATCCGCCAGTGCCTCCCGAACCCGCAGGAGTTCCCCGAGCCGGAGCCGGTTCTTGCCGTCCGCGACGGAAAGATCCATCAGTTCAAGTGCACGCTCGAACGCCCGCCCGCTGAAATCGGATCTCCCTTTGGATCGCCATGATATGGCCCTTTCGATCTCGCTGCCCACGTTCGCCATCTGCTCGCAAAACGAGAGCTGAAACCATTTTCCCGCCGCAAGATCCTTATGCATCGTCATCGGGTCACCAGGGAGGCCGCAATCCTGGCGATCTTCTCACGGGTTTCGGGATCCTCGACACCGCGACTACGGTTTCCGACCGAAGGTCGGAGGTTGATCATGGAATCAAACTCGATGAAATCCTCCCCCTCGAGGTCGGGATAAAAGTTGATTCCCCACAAATCATTCTGGCGGGAGCCGGACTGGATGAGGAGAGCCTCCTCGTCCGCGTGCAGTTCGGCATTCACGACCATGATCTTCCGGTCCACGTCCACAACAGCCTTGACAAGATCCCCGAAAGTTTCAGCCGCCATCCTGCGAAGATCCTCAAGACCGATCCTGTGCGCCTCATCAACGATCTGCATTCCCCCCCCTGTCATGGAAGCCCATCAAGGGAAATATACATCGGCACAGCCCATCATCCAAAAGGATCGATCCCTCCCGGGGGCGGAATTGCGGGCCGGGGACACGGCTGCTAGAATATGGAGTCAAACGCACCGGCCATGGCCAAGGGGGGCCCGAGAACTGGACATGTACTTTCTGTATAGCCTGCTGCTGGTGGTCTGGGGCCTTCTGCTCCTCCCGTTTTTTCTCTACCGGTCGTGGCGCCGCGGGCGGCGGCTCGAGGGGCTCGCCGAACGTTTCGGCCGCCTGCCGGCGTCGGTCGGGCCGTCCGGCGGGGGCGCCGTCTGGTTCCACTCCTGTTCGGTGGGCGAAACGCTCAGCCTCGAGCCGCTGGTGAAAGCGCTCAGAGCCCGCCTGCCCGAAGCCCGGTTCCTGTTCTCGACCGTGACGCCCACGGGGCGGCAGGTGGCCGCCAGCCGGTTCGGGGCCGGGAACGTCTTCTATTTCCCGGTCGATTTCGCCTTCGTCGTCCGGCGCGTGCTCGACCGGGTCCGGCCCGCCGTGATCATCATCATCGACACCGAAATCTGGCCCAACCTCCTCGACGTGGCGAAGCGGCGCGGCATCCCGGTCGTCCTGGTCAACGGCCGCATCTCGGCCGCCTCCTTCCCCTGGTACCGGCGGGCGCGCCCCCTGCTCCGTCATGCGCTCCGGAACTACGAGACCCTGCTGATGCAGTCGAGCGAGGACGCGGGGCGGATCCTCGCCATGGGGGCGCCCCGCGACCGGGTCCGGGTGATGGGCAACCTCAAATTCGACCGGGAAGCCGGGGGCGCCGACCCCGCCCCCGCCGGGGACCTCGGCGAGGGTTTTCTCGCCGGCGCCGGGAGGCTGATCGTGGCCGGGAGCACCCACCCGGGAGAGGAGGCGCAGCTGCTGGAGACCCTGCGGCGCATCCGGGAGACGCCGGGGTGCGCCGAGGTGCGGCTCCTGCTGGCGCCGCGGCACCCGGAGCGCTTCGACGAAACGGCCCGCCTGGCCGAAGAACTGGGATTTTCCGTCCGGCGCCGGTCGCGGCGGGAAACCGGAGAGGCCGAGGTGCTCCTGCTCGACACCCTGGGGGAACTGGCCGCCGTGTACCGACACGCCGACGTGGTCTTCGTGGGGGGGACCCTGGTCCGCCGCGGCGGGCACAGCATCCTCGAACCCGCCGCCTTCCGCCGGGCCATCGTCGTAGGACCCAGCATGGAAAATTTCCAGTCGATCGCCGACGCCTTCCTCGCCGGAGGCGCCCTCTGCCGGATCGCCGCCGGGGAGGAGGACCCCCGGCTGCAGAGGAGACAATTATTGGACGTTTTCCTCCGCCTGTTGCAGAATGCAGGGGAACGGGAAAGGATGGGGGCTGCGGCCGGGGCCATCCTGGAGCGGAACCGCGGAGCCGCCATCGCCGCGGCGGACACGATCGCGTCCCTTGTCGAGAGGCGGGTCCGTGCGTAAATCCCGGGGGCAGGAGAACGGAGCATGCAGATGAGGGAACACATCCATCGCACCCTTTCGAACCTGGAACCACGGACCCTGACGCAGGGCTTCACACGGCAGGCGGCCGTCCTCATCCCGGTGTTCGAATGGAAGCGGGGATACCACTTCCTCCTGACACGGCGCACCGACGAGGTCGAGACGCACAAGGGGCAGATCTCCTTCCCCGGCGGGATGCAGGAGGAGGGGGAGGACCTGGTCCGCACCGCGCTGCGGGAAACCTACGAAGAGGTGGGGATCGCCGAGGACCGGGTCGAAATCCTGGGGCGGTTCCACGATTATGTTTCCATCACGGAGTGCCGCGTCACCCCGTTCGCGGCCTTCCTGCATGCGCCCTTCTCCCTCCGCCCCCAGGAGCGCGAGGTGGCCGAAATCCTCCGGGTCCCCTTCGAAACGTTCCTGGACCCGGAGCGGCTGCGGACCGGCAGAATGACCTGGGCGCAACGGTCCGTCAAGGTGTACTACTATTCCTTCGGCGCGCACGAGATCTGGGGACTGACGGCCCGCATCATCAAGGAGTTCATCGACACCCTCAAGCTGCGCTCCCCGCAACCCGGGACACCCTGAATCGAGGCAGAGGCATGGAGCATCACCCCATCGGAGTATTCGACTCCGGGTTCGGCGGCCTGACCGTGCTCCGGGAGATCGAGCGCGTCCTCCCGCGGCACGATTTCCTCTACCTGGGGGACAACGCGCGCACGCCCTACGGGAACCGGTCATTCGAGGTGGTCCACGCCTACACGCTCGAGGCCGTCGAGTGGCTCCTCGAGCGCGGCTGCCCGCTGGTGATCCTCGCCTGCAACACCGCGTCGGCCAAGGCGCTGCGCACGATCCAGCAGCGGGACCTGCCCCGCATCGGCCCGGGCGCGCGTGTCCTGGGGGTAATCCGGCCCGTCGCCGAAACCGTGGGCGCGCTCACGCGCTCCGGGCACATCGGGGTCCTGGCCACGGCGGGGACGGTGGCCTCCGATTCCTACCGGATCGAAATCCTGAACCACTTCCCGGAGGTCACGGTCGTGCAGCAGGAGTGCCCCATGTGGGTGCCGCTGGTGGAAAACGGCGAGTTCGATGGCCCGGGGG
Coding sequences within:
- a CDS encoding oligosaccharide repeat unit polymerase — its product is MLVEPNPVAIIFFLVLAALSMKLSKDLLGSWLAAPGLFGGVWFISLAVFYSGIVSYYALRPKTLGVFVVTTVVFICGCLLGKALYGLPIARTIKPIDRSSIEGLQHADRLIYVLFLIGVWGTLSYYLLMHQVIGIDSLWRDPILVRYEEVYGRLRNAGWGGVARSFAIPCFILCSLYLKIRGSKAPRRFWAILIVTFLLLLPSSGRTTMGTMLVATFLGIQYVDMGRRGRMSYKHTALIAGVILLFVGYFLLTTNLLSKSVSDRAGIADLSFYLVSGFPAFQQMVLFPQGYEGSGHITFGVITRILYALDPENVIKPDYVRPFTTVPFPTNIYTYLDSAFLEYGWIGVFILPFILGLALTLLYLSLNKKPSILKFFMNALLGTCIVQSLGVNRFGATDIWMWMVVLAIIQTALKLGFRLPCSNRMHGPDPDMRMS
- a CDS encoding glycosyltransferase family 4 protein; the protein is MKILFVGYGFHPVNAGGAAQIQAECINACRNLGMEVAIYQSGTYAFLPRTFLKIRRLSDGTPLYDLVNSPNRPGKRKPEDEIRHEAVIQVSKRVLSLAKPDIVHIHELTFHCADFIRLCGELDIPVVKTIHNYWDLCPQRDLLFNRKTPCVDYDDGRCCVACAFAWKQRPVIAAVAKHLHGHRLFLPAKKIWNLLQVMCSGAQGLRGKSDCVTADADSEKQHRLASAYRRRRTEFIENLNRVDAIHVYSKKSGRILADYGVYEDRIHYVPISTSAVDRIARKKPYDGGSQITFGYRGGVAENKGLGILIQSFRSVDQSRARLLIFGNGQQRYLQYLRNQAHGLNIEFMGGYPSKDVGKINLGIDVGIIPSIWEELFGLVGIEFLGSGVPIIASDIGGINEYVIPGRNGYLVKAGDSVSLTDAMNRFIQDPQEIRRLQEGCRPWISVGEMTRKLGQLYEHIVG
- a CDS encoding flippase, which produces MACFSRWARAGLDSSYVKRLAKNLVWLICGNFGALVIGFFVNAYLARKLGQNAFGIYNYAQTIALYAAMMVDCGLNAYGNRATARDPARAGQLLINIAAFQLILGTCVVVLSVSVVNLFPPWPADVRPVVVMSLLWLFPFALNIEWLHLGFQRMRAVALGRLFQQVVICLSTLLLVVDSGSVIWAPLARVIGGVASAGWLLWQLPPGIFGKAKMRLRQTMGYIRSSRWFWMSSLFVQIYHGSDILILQMTRSPAEVGQYSAGFRLMSMGIAVIALINVWMFPILSAEYGRDPGVFRHLRKMYYATAGVISGIILGVGLPLAPRIVLWVYGDEYRNTMPILQILMIAAAVLTINGALSQPLLAAGSESGVFWQILFTAVVNVVLNLSFIPSYGAAAAAGVYLASQVFGTLWLFFLYRRRMKGPDGGSLVEGPVQEDVP
- a CDS encoding sugar transporter, which translates into the protein MMSSIRILRPRRFSLSWPAAALLLLAGSAAAQVYAPRDPNAARGMQNQVPAASRSDRDPARDSGQVPGLEPGAYPERPEECDGPLGHLLPECQLPGDTLDLPPLERRGSETGLPAGEREGEAAGELQRRYPPELEFLPMPEPEAPSEFQRFAASSVGALLPIYGASLFERVPTTFAPLDRVPVTADYVIGPGDEILLRIWGQVNMDLNLIVDRAGAVYIPQAGSITVAGVEFRQLPGFLRSQLERVFRNFDLSVNMGQLRSIQVFVVGHARRPGTYTVSSLSTMVSALFAAGGPSAQGSMRRIQLKRGAEVVAGMDLYDLLLRGDKSGDARLLPGDVVYIPPVGPQVAAAGSVKNPAVYELKGEETVADLVGMTGGLSALADRERATLERIAAGARRVVEFRLDEEGMRLPVRDGDVFQARTIQPRFEETVTLRGNVANAGRFRWHPGMRLKDIIPDRESLVTRDYWKKRNLLGFTPPEEAIAAEPVEEARRRLSETRIGPTAPDINWSYAVIERQNPQDLMTKLLPFHLGRLVLENDAGQNLELRPGDVVTVFSQADIRVPQMQQTRTVRLEGEFNAPGIYDVEPGETLGRLIEKAGGLTPQAYLFGAEFLRESVRKDQLKRMERYIQDLEQEADKAARNRLANADNPSQAQMLEAEIKSQKEMVERLRSVQPTGRIVLSLDPDSNDFSQIAHMTLEDGDRFVVPALPSTINVMGAVYSPNALVFAKKRPVREYIAQAGGFTRNADEDRAYVLRADGSVLPRQSTSGFDKKSLNPGDAVIIPEHLFKTTFLTNLRNWSEVISQFGLGAAAINVLR